A region from the Campylobacter blaseri genome encodes:
- a CDS encoding DHH family phosphoesterase, which produces MKIYHLSHTDLDGYGAQFVTKFYFSDIKFYNSNYGKEIDVKFDQILNEMDDEKSIVLITDLNLTLTQCAKFEEALKDKNSKIMLLDHHQTGLECAKKYPWYLLDNERCATKITYDFFSSIYGKDEKLDKFVRVVNSVDIWLKDEPEFELGKVCLGLVSMAKEINNIMFGDTSRDYIFYLLDKTQKYFNEKDGHIALDEALHIFKKSYFIKEKNDTLNNLISTFVVDMLSQNKEKFMIQYRDKTGILTYNIGNTSIIGNEFLVRNPDIDFFLDMTSRKTMSFRANNSADVSLIAKELVGGGGHVNASGGFYPAFKDGHTYEIIKKQIVDLIEKKTKAEEASKEQMAQE; this is translated from the coding sequence ATGAAAATTTATCATTTATCACACACAGATTTAGATGGATATGGTGCACAATTTGTTACAAAGTTTTATTTTAGTGATATTAAATTTTATAATTCAAACTATGGCAAAGAGATTGATGTTAAATTTGATCAAATTTTGAACGAAATGGATGATGAAAAATCTATTGTATTAATTACCGATTTAAACCTTACTTTAACTCAGTGTGCTAAATTTGAAGAGGCTTTAAAGGATAAAAATAGCAAAATAATGCTGCTTGATCATCATCAAACAGGGCTTGAGTGTGCTAAAAAATATCCTTGGTATCTTTTAGATAATGAAAGATGTGCAACCAAGATAACATATGATTTTTTCTCTTCAATATATGGCAAAGATGAAAAGCTTGATAAATTTGTTAGAGTTGTGAACTCAGTTGATATTTGGCTTAAGGATGAGCCTGAGTTTGAACTAGGTAAAGTCTGCTTAGGTTTGGTTTCTATGGCAAAAGAGATAAATAATATTATGTTTGGTGATACAAGTAGGGATTATATATTTTATTTGTTAGATAAAACTCAAAAGTATTTTAATGAAAAAGATGGGCATATTGCTCTAGATGAAGCCCTGCATATTTTTAAAAAGAGTTATTTTATAAAAGAAAAAAATGATACTTTAAATAATCTAATATCAACTTTTGTTGTAGATATGCTCAGCCAAAATAAAGAAAAATTTATGATTCAATACAGAGATAAAACAGGAATATTAACCTATAATATCGGTAATACCTCAATCATAGGCAATGAGTTTTTAGTTAGAAACCCAGATATCGACTTCTTTTTAGATATGACTTCAAGAAAAACTATGAGCTTTAGAGCAAACAATAGTGCAGATGTTAGTCTTATAGCTAAGGAGCTAGTAGGTGGCGGGGGGCATGTTAATGCAAGCGGTGGATTTTATCCAGCTTTTAAAGATGGACATACTTATGAGATAATTAAAAAACAGATAGTAGATTTAATAGAGAAAAAAACAAAAGCAGAAGAGGCTTCAAAAGAACAAATGGCACAAGAATAG
- a CDS encoding helix-turn-helix domain-containing protein, translating into MVEISDIFNILHNAVESKHMGKKISQAAMAKKLGVSMRTYQDWRLGTSKPQAAMAMFLMLCELEEEDVNFVLGKLKRLMEK; encoded by the coding sequence ATGGTAGAAATTAGCGATATTTTTAATATTTTGCATAATGCTGTTGAATCAAAGCACATGGGTAAAAAGATATCCCAAGCTGCTATGGCTAAAAAACTTGGAGTGTCTATGAGAACTTACCAAGACTGGCGTCTTGGAACAAGTAAGCCACAAGCTGCTATGGCTATGTTTTTAATGCTGTGTGAGCTTGAAGAAGAAGATGTAAATTTTGTTTTAGGCAAACTAAAAAGATTAATGGAGAAATAA
- a CDS encoding HrcA family transcriptional regulator has protein sequence MKLNKRDLILDYIIEAYLDENTPIGSTELGLRMDGLIPASTIRVYFKKLNDEGAIKQLHVSSGRIPTTSTMKKYWLERLDLSEKIDINDEEALADVVSKFNIYCMIFSSDYEILEEVINHKDRFIILSFDKGEIILKFNSKVYSFLSNLIGIELSALEKISIQIGLSELRTKIRELKNSKIEFIANETVAYKIFNDERFKMLLNPSITTRFNQNIIFSPIFDKGFMGIKRDVVYKNSDATMLCAGSVYEDYEKFFNNIMEAA, from the coding sequence ATGAAGCTAAATAAAAGAGATTTGATATTAGATTACATAATAGAAGCCTATCTTGATGAAAATACTCCAATAGGCTCAACTGAACTTGGGCTTAGAATGGATGGTTTGATACCAGCTTCTACTATTAGAGTCTATTTTAAAAAGCTCAATGATGAAGGTGCCATAAAGCAACTTCATGTAAGTAGCGGCAGAATACCAACTACTAGCACTATGAAGAAGTATTGGCTTGAAAGGCTTGATTTAAGTGAGAAAATAGATATTAATGATGAAGAGGCTCTTGCTGATGTAGTTAGTAAATTTAATATCTATTGTATGATTTTTAGCTCAGATTATGAAATTTTAGAAGAGGTTATAAATCATAAAGATAGGTTTATAATACTTAGTTTTGATAAGGGTGAGATAATTTTAAAATTTAATAGCAAAGTCTATAGTTTCTTATCAAATTTAATAGGAATAGAGCTAAGTGCTTTAGAGAAAATTTCAATTCAAATTGGTCTAAGCGAGCTTAGAACAAAAATTAGAGAGCTTAAAAACTCAAAAATAGAGTTTATAGCAAATGAGACAGTTGCATATAAAATCTTTAATGATGAAAGATTTAAAATGCTTTTAAATCCTAGTATAACAACTAGATTTAATCAAAATATAATCTTTTCACCTATCTTTGATAAAGGATTTATGGGCATAAAAAGAGATGTAGTTTATAAAAATAGTGATGCTACTATGCTTTGTGCAGGTAGTGTTTATGAGGATTATGAGAAATTTTTTAACAATATAATGGAGGCAGCATGA
- a CDS encoding nucleotide exchange factor GrpE: MSENKENLKNDENLEVDEIAKDDESFDNKEELSEVEKLQNELSEITDKFYRANADFENIKKRLEKEKISAVAYAGEKFAKDFLPIIDAMEEALKLDYGENELAHKINEGIKHCVDMTRRAFEKHGIVEISNDGKFDPEVHNVISVIESSEHEKDEIVQVYQKGYKYKDRVLRASMVVVAK, encoded by the coding sequence ATGAGCGAGAATAAAGAAAACCTAAAAAATGATGAGAATTTAGAGGTTGATGAGATAGCAAAAGATGATGAGTCTTTTGATAACAAAGAAGAGTTAAGCGAAGTAGAAAAGCTTCAAAACGAGCTAAGCGAGATAACTGATAAATTTTACCGTGCAAATGCAGATTTTGAAAACATTAAAAAAAGGCTTGAAAAAGAGAAAATTAGTGCGGTTGCATATGCTGGTGAAAAATTTGCAAAAGATTTTTTACCTATTATTGATGCGATGGAAGAGGCACTTAAGCTTGATTATGGCGAAAATGAGCTTGCACATAAGATTAATGAGGGCATAAAACATTGCGTTGATATGACTCGTAGAGCTTTTGAGAAGCATGGAATTGTGGAAATCTCAAATGATGGCAAATTTGACCCAGAGGTTCATAATGTAATCTCTGTGATTGAAAGTAGCGAACATGAAAAAGATGAGATAGTTCAGGTGTATCAAAAAGGATACAAATATAAAGATAGAGTGCTTCGTGCCTCTATGGTAGTAGTAGCAAAATAA
- the dnaK gene encoding molecular chaperone DnaK: MSKVIGIDLGTTNSAVAIFERGESKIVPNKEGKNTTPSVVAFTDKGEILVGDSAKRQAVTNPEKTIYSIKRIMGLMMNEENAKEAQKRLPYKVVNRNGAAAVEISGKVYTPQEISAKVLMKLKEDAEAYLGESVVDAVITVPAYFNDSQRKATKEAGTIAGLNVLRIVNEPTAAALAYGLDKKAAEKIAVYDLGGGTFDITVLETGDNVVEVLSTGGDAFLGGDDFDNKLIDWLASEFKAENGIDLKSDVMAMQRLKEAAENAKKELSSAMETTINLPFITADATGPKHLTKTLTRAKFESMIEGLVAETISTTQKVMKDAGLNYSEIKEVVMVGGSTRVPLVQEEVKKAFSKELNKSVNPDEVVSIGAAIQGAVIKGDVKDVLLLDVTPLSLGIETLGGVMTKVIEKGTTIPTKKAQTFSTAEDNQSAVTINVLQGEREFAKDNKTLGNFNLEGIMPAPRGVPQIEVEFDIDANGILTVSAKDKATGKATDIRITGSSGLSEDEIDKMVKDAEAHKEEDKKRKEGVEARNQADAIAHQTEKTLNEMGEKIPSDQRANIESALNDLKATLKDENATKEQIDSKVAALSKVSEEMYKAASQNAQDSAKTSENSSKKKDDDVIDAEVE, translated from the coding sequence ATGTCAAAAGTTATAGGAATAGATTTAGGAACAACTAACTCAGCGGTGGCGATCTTTGAAAGAGGAGAGTCTAAAATAGTACCAAACAAAGAGGGTAAAAATACAACTCCATCAGTTGTGGCTTTTACTGATAAGGGCGAAATCTTAGTTGGTGATAGTGCAAAAAGACAAGCGGTTACAAACCCAGAAAAAACCATTTATTCTATAAAAAGAATTATGGGTTTGATGATGAATGAAGAAAATGCAAAAGAGGCACAAAAAAGACTACCTTATAAAGTAGTTAACAGAAATGGTGCAGCTGCTGTTGAAATCAGTGGTAAAGTTTATACTCCACAAGAAATTTCAGCAAAAGTTTTAATGAAACTAAAAGAGGATGCAGAGGCATATTTAGGTGAAAGTGTAGTGGACGCTGTTATAACAGTTCCAGCATATTTCAATGATAGTCAAAGAAAAGCTACAAAAGAGGCAGGAACAATCGCAGGTCTTAATGTTTTAAGAATTGTAAACGAACCAACAGCTGCGGCTTTAGCTTATGGACTTGATAAAAAAGCAGCTGAAAAAATAGCAGTTTATGACCTTGGTGGTGGAACATTTGATATAACAGTTTTGGAAACTGGCGATAATGTCGTAGAGGTTCTTTCAACTGGCGGTGATGCATTTTTAGGTGGTGATGACTTTGATAATAAATTAATTGATTGGCTAGCTAGCGAGTTTAAAGCTGAAAATGGAATTGATTTAAAAAGCGATGTTATGGCTATGCAAAGACTAAAAGAGGCAGCTGAAAATGCTAAAAAAGAGTTAAGTTCTGCTATGGAGACAACTATAAATTTACCATTCATTACAGCAGATGCAACAGGTCCAAAGCACCTTACAAAAACCCTTACAAGAGCTAAATTTGAAAGTATGATAGAGGGCTTAGTAGCTGAGACAATATCTACAACACAAAAAGTTATGAAAGATGCTGGACTTAACTACTCAGAGATAAAAGAGGTTGTTATGGTTGGTGGATCAACTCGTGTTCCACTTGTTCAAGAAGAGGTTAAAAAGGCATTTTCAAAAGAGCTTAACAAAAGTGTAAACCCTGATGAAGTTGTATCAATTGGTGCTGCTATCCAAGGTGCTGTTATAAAAGGTGATGTTAAAGATGTTCTTTTGCTTGATGTTACACCACTTAGCTTAGGAATTGAAACTTTAGGTGGAGTTATGACTAAAGTTATAGAAAAAGGAACAACAATTCCTACTAAAAAAGCTCAAACATTCTCAACAGCTGAAGATAACCAAAGTGCAGTTACTATAAATGTATTGCAAGGTGAGAGAGAATTTGCAAAAGATAACAAAACTTTAGGAAATTTCAATCTTGAAGGTATTATGCCAGCTCCAAGAGGAGTTCCACAAATTGAAGTTGAATTTGATATCGATGCAAATGGAATTTTAACTGTTTCAGCTAAAGATAAGGCAACAGGTAAAGCAACTGATATTAGAATCACAGGCTCAAGCGGACTAAGTGAAGATGAGATTGATAAAATGGTAAAAGATGCCGAGGCTCATAAAGAGGAAGATAAAAAGAGAAAAGAGGGTGTTGAAGCAAGAAATCAAGCAGATGCAATTGCACATCAAACAGAAAAAACTCTAAATGAAATGGGTGAAAAAATTCCAAGCGATCAAAGAGCAAACATTGAATCAGCCTTAAACGATCTAAAAGCAACTTTAAAAGATGAAAATGCTACAAAAGAGCAAATTGACAGTAAAGTTGCAGCTCTTAGCAAAGTTTCTGAGGAGATGTATAAAGCAGCAAGTCAAAACGCACAAGACAGTGCCAAAACTTCTGAAAATAGCTCCAAGAAAAAAGACGATGATGTAATTGACGCTGAAGTTGAATAG
- a CDS encoding tripartite tricarboxylate transporter substrate binding protein yields MRNLLKFFLFVSIVFSSSLIAKYPSKTIEIIVPSKAGGSTDLTARLFAETAKKYWKDADFTIVNRGGAGGLIGFEAINRSKPDGYTLGLIFTPQLVAHIVSKRAKYNLDNFKIVGNVAEDPGVIVVNVESPINNLEDLVKKAKTEKLTVAVNGVGSDDYIAAKNLEKSNGISFNLMPTKGSTEQTTAILGNHIDASVMNLSQMITHYKAGKVKIIAILSKQRSELVPNVLTSVEQGYDVLMTATRGFIVPGKVKDDIYKKIVDLYTKVINDEEFKKRAKNSYIFLKALEASEYKAYLEELQNITKKVYDESPW; encoded by the coding sequence GTGAGAAATTTATTAAAATTTTTTTTATTCGTTAGCATTGTGTTTAGTTCGAGTCTTATTGCAAAATATCCATCAAAAACAATAGAAATAATTGTTCCATCAAAAGCAGGAGGATCAACTGATTTAACTGCAAGACTGTTTGCTGAAACAGCAAAGAAATATTGGAAAGATGCAGATTTTACTATAGTAAATAGAGGCGGAGCAGGAGGTCTTATAGGTTTTGAAGCTATAAATAGAAGTAAGCCAGATGGCTATACTTTAGGACTTATTTTCACACCACAGCTAGTTGCTCATATTGTATCAAAAAGAGCTAAGTATAATTTGGATAATTTTAAAATAGTTGGTAATGTAGCTGAAGATCCAGGTGTTATAGTTGTTAATGTAGAAAGTCCTATCAATAACTTAGAAGATTTAGTAAAAAAAGCAAAAACCGAAAAGCTAACAGTAGCTGTAAACGGGGTTGGAAGTGATGATTATATCGCAGCTAAAAATTTAGAAAAATCAAATGGTATTTCATTTAACCTTATGCCAACTAAAGGCTCAACCGAGCAAACTACAGCTATTTTAGGAAATCATATAGATGCTTCTGTTATGAATTTATCTCAAATGATAACTCACTATAAAGCAGGAAAAGTTAAAATAATAGCTATCTTATCTAAACAAAGATCAGAACTTGTTCCAAATGTCTTAACTTCAGTAGAGCAAGGATATGATGTATTAATGACTGCAACAAGAGGGTTTATTGTTCCTGGAAAAGTTAAAGATGATATTTATAAAAAAATTGTAGATCTTTATACAAAAGTAATAAACGATGAAGAGTTTAAAAAAAGAGCTAAAAATAGTTATATTTTCTTAAAAGCTCTTGAAGCAAGTGAATATAAAGCCTACCTAGAAGAGTTGCAAAATATAACCAAAAAAGTATATGATGAATCTCCTTGGTAA
- a CDS encoding tripartite tricarboxylate transporter TctB family protein: MQLRHLSIFFSLLFILISMLLYKSIENLITYSIATTSIYIKFLSISLFACSFFELIKNIFSKKDEKIVIAKNIKKFSILIILLIGYVCIMGYLGFIISSLIFLISTMWLMGYKKIIQILITSSIIVAFVYILFSVIFKIPLPELIILEGLLWR, from the coding sequence ATGCAGTTAAGACATTTAAGTATTTTTTTTAGTTTACTTTTTATCTTAATCTCAATGCTTTTATATAAAAGCATTGAGAATTTAATCACTTACTCCATAGCCACTACCTCAATTTATATAAAATTTTTATCAATTTCTCTATTTGCTTGTAGTTTTTTTGAACTTATTAAAAATATATTCAGTAAAAAAGATGAAAAGATTGTAATAGCAAAAAATATTAAAAAATTTTCTATACTTATTATATTACTTATAGGATATGTTTGTATAATGGGATATCTTGGTTTTATAATATCGAGTTTAATATTTTTAATTTCTACTATGTGGCTTATGGGATATAAAAAAATTATACAAATCTTAATTACATCATCTATCATAGTGGCTTTTGTATATATTTTATTTTCTGTAATATTTAAAATACCACTACCTGAGTTAATAATTTTAGAGGGGTTATTATGGAGATAA
- a CDS encoding tripartite tricarboxylate transporter permease, producing MEINIVEILQSVLSFQTLLAVFIGTVSGIVIGGIPGLTATMAVALLIPITFSFSPLVGLCLMGGVYAGAMYGGSIVAILLSTPGTPAAAATAIEGYPLTMQGKGGLALKVSVVASFIGGTFSVLVLLLISPILAKFALKFGPPEYFLLAVMGLTGVVSVSSGGVNKGLISGLIGLIIALIGTDPMSGSLRYTFDILDLYEGVSFMPALIGMFSITQMLALTGEECITKNKIDYGAIKRDKMPKGMVKPIATGTIVGTIVGIIPGEGATIAAFMSYNIQKQRSKLKSLFGKGNVEGIAAAESGNNACVGGSLVPLLTLGIPGNTVSAALMGGLMIQGLIPGPELFTTHSTITYGFIISLFIANIVFLLVGLFFAPYFAKVSIIPSSILIAAISVFAIIGSYSMNNSLFDVWLTLMFAFGGYILKKAGFSLSAIILGLILGPIAENGFSQALTMSSGSYIIFFESIPAKVLWVIIIALTIQPLISNFKANKESKLIK from the coding sequence ATGGAGATAAATATAGTTGAAATATTACAATCTGTTCTCTCTTTTCAAACACTGCTTGCTGTATTTATAGGTACTGTTTCTGGTATTGTTATTGGAGGAATTCCAGGACTTACTGCGACTATGGCGGTTGCTCTTTTGATACCTATAACTTTTTCTTTTTCACCGCTTGTAGGACTTTGTTTGATGGGGGGAGTTTATGCAGGAGCTATGTATGGAGGTTCAATTGTAGCTATTTTGCTTTCTACTCCCGGAACTCCTGCGGCTGCTGCAACGGCGATTGAGGGCTATCCTTTAACAATGCAGGGCAAAGGTGGTTTAGCATTAAAGGTTTCAGTTGTAGCTAGTTTTATAGGTGGAACTTTTTCTGTTTTAGTTCTGCTTTTAATTTCTCCTATACTTGCTAAATTTGCTTTAAAATTTGGACCACCTGAGTATTTTTTACTTGCGGTTATGGGATTAACTGGCGTTGTTTCAGTTTCAAGTGGAGGAGTTAATAAAGGGCTTATTTCAGGTCTTATTGGACTTATAATAGCACTTATTGGAACTGATCCTATGAGTGGTAGTTTAAGATATACTTTTGATATATTAGATTTGTATGAAGGTGTATCATTTATGCCTGCACTTATTGGTATGTTTTCCATAACACAAATGTTGGCTTTAACAGGAGAAGAGTGCATAACAAAAAATAAGATTGATTATGGCGCTATAAAAAGAGACAAAATGCCAAAAGGTATGGTAAAACCTATAGCTACAGGAACTATAGTAGGAACTATTGTTGGTATTATTCCAGGAGAGGGTGCTACGATAGCAGCTTTTATGTCGTATAATATCCAAAAGCAAAGATCAAAGCTAAAAAGCCTTTTTGGTAAAGGAAATGTTGAGGGAATAGCTGCTGCTGAAAGTGGGAATAATGCTTGTGTTGGAGGTTCTTTAGTACCTCTTTTAACGCTTGGAATTCCGGGCAATACTGTTTCAGCTGCTTTAATGGGTGGACTTATGATACAAGGCTTAATACCAGGACCAGAATTATTTACAACGCATAGCACTATTACTTATGGATTTATAATATCTTTATTTATAGCAAATATTGTATTTTTATTAGTAGGTCTATTTTTTGCACCTTATTTTGCAAAAGTCTCAATAATACCATCATCTATTTTAATAGCTGCAATCAGCGTATTTGCTATCATAGGTTCTTACTCTATGAATAATAGCTTATTTGATGTATGGCTAACTTTGATGTTTGCATTTGGTGGGTATATACTAAAAAAAGCAGGTTTTTCTTTAAGTGCTATTATTTTAGGGCTAATTCTTGGACCTATTGCAGAAAACGGTTTTTCTCAGGCATTAACTATGTCTTCGGGTAGTTATATTATATTTTTTGAAAGCATTCCTGCAAAAGTTTTATGGGTTATAATTATAGCCTTGACTATACAGCCTTTAATTTCTAATTTTAAAGCTAATAAAGAAAGCAAATTAATAAAATAA
- a CDS encoding transporter substrate-binding domain-containing protein, producing the protein MIKKIYLIFCILVISLSANSYQEIIDSKTIRIGVSKYMPPFSKLQDDGTFEGFEITFAKNLIQRMFNENMNIVFTAVEQSERIDVLENNKVDMVIAAFTRNDEREKHVDFSIPYFSINLSMVTPKKLNIKNIGDLQGKNILTIKNTNSDVYLQKQGKFNIVYCIDNGDCYKKMRNGEGDAFMHNIVSTATIPLLDSNYEVSIGAIGESFFDCVTIQKGNTQLLNKVNEVIISLAKEDFFSNSYNETFKPFYRGSVDKKYFILDDIYKMMF; encoded by the coding sequence ATGATTAAAAAAATATATTTAATATTTTGTATATTAGTAATTAGTTTATCGGCAAACTCTTATCAAGAGATTATAGATTCAAAAACTATTAGAATAGGTGTTTCAAAATATATGCCACCTTTTAGTAAACTTCAAGATGACGGTACTTTTGAAGGATTTGAAATAACCTTTGCAAAAAATCTAATTCAACGCATGTTCAATGAAAATATGAATATTGTATTTACAGCAGTAGAACAATCTGAAAGAATTGATGTTTTAGAAAATAATAAAGTTGATATGGTTATAGCTGCTTTTACAAGAAATGATGAAAGAGAGAAACATGTTGACTTTTCTATACCATATTTTTCTATAAATTTATCAATGGTAACTCCAAAAAAATTAAATATAAAAAATATTGGGGATCTTCAAGGAAAAAATATCTTGACAATCAAAAATACAAACTCTGATGTTTATTTGCAAAAACAAGGTAAATTTAATATAGTATATTGTATAGATAATGGAGACTGTTATAAAAAAATGAGAAATGGCGAAGGTGATGCATTTATGCATAATATTGTTTCAACTGCCACAATCCCTCTTTTAGATAGCAACTATGAAGTAAGCATTGGTGCTATTGGTGAATCTTTTTTTGACTGTGTTACTATACAAAAAGGCAATACACAACTACTAAATAAAGTTAATGAAGTAATAATAAGTCTTGCAAAAGAGGACTTTTTTTCAAACTCTTACAATGAAACATTTAAACCTTTTTATAGAGGAAGTGTAGATAAAAAATATTTTATTCTTGATGATATTTATAAAATGATGTTTTAA
- the ppk2 gene encoding polyphosphate kinase 2, whose protein sequence is MSKKDKKFNYEKELKKLQIELLKFQYHVKDKGLKILIIFEGRDAAGKGGTIKRITEHLNPRGCKVVALAKPSDVESTQWYFQRYVSHLPSAGEIVIFDRSWYNRAMVEPVMGFCTKQEHIQFLQEVPSFETLLTRSDIIMFKVFLSIEKKTQAKRFKERHENPLKRYKISAVDEKAQGLWDEYSIAIYHMFLETDTNVNPWIIVDSNNKKKARINTIKHILANIDYKDKLDDKEFETDSKIIRNSKDEMALINPSIRNTMENIYPKN, encoded by the coding sequence ATGTCAAAAAAAGATAAAAAATTTAACTACGAAAAAGAGCTTAAGAAACTACAAATTGAACTTCTTAAATTTCAATACCATGTAAAAGATAAAGGTTTAAAAATTTTAATAATTTTTGAAGGAAGGGATGCTGCTGGAAAAGGTGGAACTATAAAAAGGATAACAGAACATCTAAATCCTAGAGGTTGTAAGGTTGTAGCTCTAGCAAAACCAAGTGATGTAGAAAGCACTCAGTGGTATTTTCAAAGATATGTATCACATTTGCCAAGTGCGGGTGAAATAGTAATCTTTGATAGGTCTTGGTATAATAGAGCTATGGTTGAACCTGTTATGGGCTTTTGCACCAAACAAGAACATATTCAATTTCTCCAAGAAGTTCCTAGCTTTGAGACACTTTTAACCAGATCAGATATTATAATGTTTAAAGTATTTTTATCTATTGAGAAAAAAACTCAAGCCAAAAGATTTAAAGAAAGACATGAAAATCCTTTAAAAAGATATAAAATTTCAGCTGTTGATGAAAAAGCTCAAGGTCTTTGGGATGAGTATTCAATAGCAATTTATCATATGTTTTTAGAAACAGATACTAATGTAAATCCATGGATTATAGTTGATTCAAACAATAAGAAAAAAGCTAGAATTAACACCATAAAGCATATACTTGCTAATATTGATTATAAAGATAAGCTAGATGATAAAGAATTTGAAACTGATAGCAAAATTATAAGAAATAGCAAAGATGAAATGGCACTTATTAATCCATCTATAAGAAATACTATGGAAAATATATATCCCAAAAATTAA